The following proteins are encoded in a genomic region of Saccharopolyspora antimicrobica:
- a CDS encoding dynamin family protein — protein MIETALVELIDRATAECAEQQRADLHNRLRQIRTRVLDPTQLVLVVGESKQGKSALVNAIVNAPVCASGDDVTTVVPTLVRYADEPTALLIEHEPRQGPAALDRTPVPIEQVREHLDRALALGRPVTRGEVGIPRAVLQNGLALMDTPGVGSVSSSLTATTLAVVAEADALLMVSDATQELTTNELSFLKQATALCPNVALVLPKIDRTPHWRTVLETNRKHLENAGIAAKIFPVSASIRMRAMQAKNTALNTESGFPPLLEFLQTELAGKHEQSTRRLVAHNVSEALTQVNDALKAELVAQNPRTAAETLVELETAQRRAEDLRRVSNRWQKALNDGIAELYADIEFDFRERAWAILHEVNEVFEVADPLKVWDEFREWLADRLTDAIVDTFEWMEARQERLAELVAAEMRAEHSVDIPELDRIRPPAPLEEVPEPKLPSRSEYKRFDQFLTGLRGSYGGVLMFGMITSFALGGLFNVVSISAGVLLGIKSLDEEKDSRLRRRQTEVKSAVQRHVEQVIFHVNREAKTTIRTVHRGLHAHYMQITEDAQMEISRAIQEIKRSAERSAVDRDQRAREIRQKMEDLTSLRRRVAVLTQNRITAA, from the coding sequence GTGATCGAGACGGCGTTGGTGGAACTGATCGATCGCGCGACTGCGGAATGCGCCGAGCAGCAGCGCGCGGATCTGCACAACCGCCTGCGCCAAATCCGGACCAGGGTGCTCGACCCGACGCAGCTGGTGCTGGTCGTCGGCGAATCGAAGCAGGGCAAGAGCGCGCTGGTCAACGCGATAGTGAACGCCCCGGTCTGCGCTTCCGGCGACGACGTCACCACCGTCGTGCCGACCCTCGTGCGGTACGCCGATGAACCGACCGCGCTGCTCATCGAGCACGAGCCCCGGCAGGGCCCGGCCGCGCTGGACCGGACACCGGTACCCATCGAGCAGGTCCGCGAGCACCTGGACCGCGCTCTCGCGCTGGGCCGCCCGGTCACCAGGGGCGAAGTGGGCATTCCGCGCGCCGTGCTGCAGAACGGGCTCGCGCTGATGGACACCCCCGGCGTCGGCAGCGTGTCCTCCTCGCTGACCGCCACCACGCTGGCCGTGGTCGCCGAGGCCGATGCGCTGCTGATGGTCTCCGACGCCACCCAGGAACTGACCACCAACGAGCTCTCCTTCCTCAAGCAGGCCACCGCGCTGTGCCCGAACGTCGCGCTGGTGCTGCCCAAGATCGACCGCACGCCGCACTGGCGGACAGTGCTGGAGACCAACCGCAAGCACCTGGAGAACGCCGGTATCGCGGCCAAGATCTTCCCGGTGTCGGCCAGCATCCGGATGCGCGCGATGCAGGCCAAGAACACCGCGCTGAACACCGAATCCGGCTTTCCGCCGCTGCTGGAATTCCTGCAGACCGAACTGGCGGGCAAGCACGAGCAATCCACCCGGCGGCTGGTCGCGCACAACGTTTCCGAAGCCCTCACCCAGGTCAACGACGCGCTGAAAGCCGAACTCGTCGCGCAGAACCCGCGCACCGCGGCGGAAACGCTGGTCGAGCTGGAAACCGCGCAGCGCCGCGCCGAAGACCTGCGCCGCGTCTCCAACCGCTGGCAGAAGGCGCTCAACGACGGCATCGCCGAGCTCTACGCCGACATCGAGTTCGACTTCCGCGAGCGCGCCTGGGCGATCCTGCACGAGGTCAACGAGGTCTTCGAGGTCGCGGACCCGCTCAAGGTCTGGGACGAGTTCCGCGAATGGCTCGCCGACCGCCTCACCGACGCGATCGTCGACACCTTCGAGTGGATGGAGGCCCGGCAGGAACGGCTCGCCGAGCTGGTCGCCGCGGAGATGCGCGCCGAGCACAGCGTGGACATCCCGGAGCTGGACCGCATCCGCCCACCCGCGCCGCTGGAGGAGGTGCCGGAGCCGAAGCTGCCGAGCCGCAGCGAGTACAAGCGGTTCGACCAGTTCCTCACCGGGCTGCGCGGCTCCTACGGCGGCGTGCTGATGTTCGGCATGATCACCTCCTTCGCGCTGGGCGGGCTGTTCAACGTGGTGTCGATCTCGGCAGGCGTGCTGCTGGGCATCAAGAGCCTCGACGAGGAGAAGGACTCGCGGCTGCGGCGCCGCCAGACCGAGGTGAAGAGCGCCGTCCAGCGCCACGTGGAGCAGGTCATCTTCCACGTGAACCGGGAGGCCAAGACCACCATCCGCACCGTGCACCGCGGCCTGCACGCGCACTACATGCAGATCACCGAGGACGCGCAGATGGAGATCAGCCGGGCCATCCAGGAGATCAAGCGCTCCGCCGAGCGCAGCGCGGTGGACCGCGACCAGCGGGCCCGGGAGATCCGGCAGAAGATGGAAGACCTCACCTCGCTGCGCCGCCGGGTCGCCGTGCTCACCCAGAACCGGATCACCGCGGCATGA
- a CDS encoding dynamin family protein, whose protein sequence is MTGEALLDRARALLIRTMTFYRDDPRTSTWLRGRLERLDQPLRIAVSGRVKAGKSTLINALVGTELAPTDAEERTQVTTFYQYGPEPKILVHTPQGTVQNVPVSTLDAGTIRDLQHWRPDEVSRLVIESPTPGLQAITLIETPGVASAAVQETGRSALAQILSEADAVLYLTRYPRQTDLQFLQSVNELHTARSVPISTIVAFSRADETGSGGPDGLQAAERIAEKFRNDPTLRSFAQHLIPVVGLLGQAVTTMTDEDFTALANLARLSQNDLEALLLSADRFVNSKIESIPGPIRQRLFERFGQFGLGRALTLLRSGVTEPKKLRTALLDESGLNSLHETVHQQFVERQDALRARSALLAVDMVLRANPRPGVQQLQGEFERMLANAHEWDELRLLSALDSGQVRFARPLQAEAKRLLGAFGSSPQERLGRDDGALAEEAAAALARWRQQSVNPLHDRVHRDAVRTVLRSCERLVVNQANAPQRPAQPRPSQQQPVQQPAQTGQHQQPAQQQRGRRSSEGQHRSGHHQVVQPQQVQQPRRRRAAHQAPQQAQHPQDPPGAHSRP, encoded by the coding sequence ATGACCGGAGAAGCCCTGCTCGACCGCGCCCGCGCGCTGCTGATCCGCACGATGACCTTCTACCGCGACGACCCGCGCACCTCGACCTGGCTGCGCGGCCGGCTGGAACGGCTCGACCAGCCGCTGCGCATCGCGGTCAGCGGCCGGGTCAAGGCGGGCAAGTCGACGCTGATCAACGCGCTGGTCGGCACCGAGCTCGCCCCGACCGACGCCGAGGAGCGCACCCAGGTCACCACGTTCTACCAGTACGGGCCCGAACCGAAGATCCTGGTGCACACGCCGCAGGGCACGGTGCAGAACGTACCGGTGTCCACATTGGACGCGGGAACCATCCGCGACCTGCAGCACTGGCGCCCGGACGAGGTGTCGCGGCTGGTCATCGAATCGCCCACGCCCGGGCTGCAGGCCATCACGCTGATCGAGACGCCGGGCGTGGCTTCGGCGGCGGTGCAGGAGACCGGGCGCTCGGCGCTGGCCCAGATCCTGTCCGAGGCCGACGCCGTGCTGTACCTGACGCGCTACCCGCGGCAGACCGACCTGCAGTTCCTCCAGTCGGTCAACGAGCTGCACACCGCCCGCAGCGTCCCGATCAGCACGATCGTCGCGTTCTCCCGCGCCGACGAGACCGGCAGCGGCGGACCGGACGGGCTGCAGGCGGCCGAGCGGATCGCCGAGAAGTTCCGCAACGACCCGACGCTGCGCTCCTTCGCCCAGCACCTGATCCCGGTGGTCGGACTGCTCGGGCAGGCGGTGACGACCATGACCGACGAGGACTTCACCGCGCTGGCCAACCTGGCCCGGCTGTCCCAGAATGACCTGGAAGCGTTGCTGCTGTCCGCGGACCGGTTCGTCAACAGCAAGATCGAGTCGATCCCCGGGCCCATCCGGCAGCGGCTCTTCGAGCGGTTCGGGCAGTTCGGCCTGGGCCGCGCGCTGACGCTCCTGCGCAGCGGGGTCACGGAGCCGAAGAAGCTGCGCACGGCGCTGCTCGACGAGAGCGGCCTGAACTCGCTGCACGAGACCGTGCACCAGCAGTTCGTGGAACGCCAGGACGCGCTGCGGGCTCGATCTGCGCTGTTGGCCGTGGACATGGTGCTGCGCGCCAACCCGCGTCCTGGTGTGCAGCAGCTGCAGGGCGAGTTCGAGCGCATGCTGGCCAACGCGCACGAGTGGGACGAGCTGCGACTGCTGTCGGCGCTGGATTCCGGCCAGGTGCGCTTCGCACGGCCGCTCCAGGCCGAGGCGAAGCGCCTGCTCGGCGCGTTCGGGAGCAGCCCGCAGGAGCGGCTGGGCCGCGACGACGGAGCGCTGGCGGAGGAGGCTGCGGCCGCGCTCGCCCGCTGGCGGCAGCAGTCGGTGAACCCGCTGCACGACCGAGTCCACCGCGACGCGGTGCGGACCGTTCTGCGCAGCTGCGAGCGCCTGGTGGTCAACCAGGCGAACGCTCCGCAGCGACCCGCCCAGCCCCGCCCTTCGCAGCAACAGCCCGTTCAGCAACCCGCGCAGACTGGGCAGCACCAGCAACCTGCGCAGCAACAGCGCGGACGGCGTTCTTCGGAGGGCCAGCACCGCTCGGGGCATCATCAGGTAGTGCAGCCCCAGCAGGTGCAACAGCCTCGGCGCCGACGCGCGGCGCACCAGGCCCCGCAGCAGGCTCAGCACCCGCAAGATCCGCCCGGCGCGCACTCCCGTCCCTAG
- a CDS encoding GNAT family N-acetyltransferase, producing the protein MHIVQRAYDHLDVTAFVERLQAEYTRIYGAPDESPADAAQFSPPSGGFCVGYEGGTAVAMGGWRRRDGGRAELKRMYVPDEHRGNGYSRAILTWLENAAAADGAVEMVLETNQRHPAALALYRSAGYTEVEPFGYYADDPLTVYLGVPLPRRV; encoded by the coding sequence GTGCACATCGTCCAGCGCGCTTACGACCACCTCGACGTGACCGCGTTCGTGGAGCGGTTGCAGGCCGAGTACACGCGGATCTACGGCGCCCCGGACGAATCCCCTGCCGACGCCGCCCAGTTCAGCCCGCCGAGCGGGGGTTTCTGCGTCGGTTACGAAGGCGGAACCGCCGTGGCGATGGGCGGTTGGCGCCGGCGGGACGGCGGACGTGCCGAGCTCAAGCGCATGTACGTGCCCGACGAGCACCGGGGCAACGGCTACTCCCGCGCGATCCTCACGTGGTTGGAGAACGCGGCCGCGGCGGACGGAGCTGTGGAGATGGTGCTGGAGACCAATCAGCGACACCCGGCAGCGCTCGCCCTGTACCGCTCGGCCGGGTACACAGAGGTCGAGCCGTTCGGCTACTACGCGGACGACCCGCTCACGGTCTACCTCGGCGTCCCGCTGCCCCGACGGGTCTGA
- a CDS encoding DUF1963 domain-containing protein: MRIDLFTGKHLGDEYPAGGVDQAFGWPLSVQPGDPLPDRRGEYTHLLRLSSNIGGWEFPEGGSLHFLIPTQALREGDFSEVLVAFDDG; the protein is encoded by the coding sequence GTGCGGATCGACCTGTTCACCGGGAAGCACCTGGGCGACGAGTATCCGGCAGGCGGTGTCGATCAAGCCTTCGGCTGGCCGCTGTCGGTGCAGCCGGGCGATCCGCTCCCGGACCGCCGGGGCGAGTACACGCATCTCCTCCGGCTCTCCAGCAACATCGGCGGCTGGGAGTTCCCGGAAGGCGGGTCGCTGCACTTCCTCATCCCGACGCAGGCGCTCCGCGAAGGTGATTTCTCCGAGGTGCTCGTCGCTTTCGACGACGGCTAG
- a CDS encoding RNA polymerase sigma factor, with product MSSPALDGDVEDDASIIGRSTRDPDHFAAIFDRHAPLIHRYLARRVGGDMADDLVAETFLIAFRKRQGYDPGRADARPWLYGIATKVVSQHRRQEERTYRYRNAIAPVPDELGHADRVAAQVSAQAMGPVLGAALAKLSQKDRDVLLLVAWEDLSYEEVATALGIPVGTVRSRLNRARKKTRAVLTAEGSTSNRQEVVRNGR from the coding sequence ATGAGTTCACCAGCGCTCGACGGCGACGTCGAGGACGACGCTTCGATCATCGGGAGATCGACGCGGGATCCCGACCACTTCGCCGCGATATTCGACCGGCACGCGCCGCTGATCCACCGGTACCTCGCCCGCCGCGTCGGCGGGGACATGGCCGACGACCTGGTGGCCGAGACGTTCCTGATCGCCTTCCGCAAGCGGCAGGGCTACGACCCGGGCAGGGCGGATGCCAGGCCGTGGCTGTACGGGATCGCGACGAAGGTGGTCAGCCAGCACCGCCGCCAGGAAGAACGCACCTACCGGTACCGCAACGCCATCGCTCCGGTGCCGGACGAGCTCGGCCACGCGGACCGGGTCGCCGCGCAGGTCAGCGCGCAGGCCATGGGGCCCGTGCTCGGCGCCGCGCTGGCGAAGTTGTCGCAGAAGGACCGCGATGTCCTGCTTCTCGTCGCCTGGGAGGACCTGTCGTACGAGGAAGTCGCGACCGCGCTGGGAATTCCGGTCGGCACCGTGCGGTCGCGCCTGAACCGGGCCCGGAAGAAGACTCGCGCCGTGCTCACCGCCGAAGGCAGCACCTCGAACCGCCAGGAGGTCGTTCGCAATGGACGTTGA
- a CDS encoding CU044_5270 family protein has product MDVDEMKLIKEFGDSTPLPDRRQLLPARNRLVVAAAAERAGSAPAKRSWGRRWAWPTGMTVGLAAAISGVLALAPAGEVGGGAPVASAEAAQVLHSAADAALKAPFTPPRPDQFVYMRAENVYGTHESWSSVDGTHDGRYAQYGEEPGTHPGCRDGKAAVYKGPEPIPGEFESCTPDPRYIPDLPTDADAMLAYLKEPGHTRDPNSAYHMGEAVRHLISRQYMRPESRAALFEAAAKIPGITVVRDVADPSGRPGIGISFPSSDGTPHMLIFDRDSYAFLGTEFEARMEYAIVDEVGQLP; this is encoded by the coding sequence ATGGACGTTGACGAGATGAAGCTGATCAAGGAGTTCGGCGACTCCACCCCGCTTCCCGACCGAAGGCAGCTCCTGCCGGCGCGAAACCGGCTGGTCGTCGCCGCGGCCGCGGAACGCGCCGGTTCAGCGCCCGCGAAGCGGAGCTGGGGACGGCGCTGGGCCTGGCCGACCGGGATGACCGTCGGCCTCGCCGCAGCGATCTCCGGTGTTCTCGCGCTCGCCCCGGCAGGCGAAGTCGGCGGCGGAGCACCGGTCGCGAGCGCCGAGGCGGCCCAAGTGCTGCACAGCGCGGCCGACGCGGCGCTGAAGGCCCCCTTCACCCCGCCACGGCCGGATCAGTTCGTCTACATGCGGGCCGAGAACGTCTACGGCACTCACGAGTCCTGGAGTTCGGTCGACGGGACGCACGACGGCCGCTACGCGCAGTACGGGGAGGAGCCGGGAACGCATCCAGGCTGCCGGGACGGCAAAGCCGCTGTTTACAAGGGCCCGGAGCCCATCCCGGGCGAGTTCGAGAGCTGCACTCCGGATCCCCGCTACATCCCGGACCTGCCGACCGATGCCGACGCGATGCTGGCCTATCTGAAGGAACCGGGGCACACGCGCGATCCGAACAGCGCCTACCACATGGGCGAGGCTGTCCGGCACCTCATCTCCAGGCAGTACATGCGGCCGGAGTCGCGAGCGGCGCTCTTCGAAGCCGCCGCCAAGATTCCCGGCATCACGGTGGTCCGGGACGTGGCGGACCCGAGCGGCAGGCCTGGCATCGGGATCTCCTTCCCCAGCTCGGACGGCACCCCGCACATGCTGATCTTCGACCGCGACAGCTACGCCTTCCTGGGTACGGAGTTCGAGGCGCGGATGGAATACGCGATCGTGGACGAGGTCGGCCAGCTTCCCTGA
- a CDS encoding gluconokinase yields MSPAPVVLGIDLGTTATKVVAAGTDARVLHQTERGYPLRTDESGEATQDALQVRDAAIEALAECVAWAKEHGHEVAGLSFSTAMHTLVGLDSSGAPATPAFNWADTRAADVAARIRSDRDAASALHRATGTPVHTQSVMVKLAWLTGSQADLTRDVVRWCALKDFVVADFVGELVTEYSLSSGSGLQSMSTLQWHEPALEVAGVRAEQLPEIHSPTTTMPLTAQVAQAVGLPEGLPVVLGGGDGPLANLGVGAVQPGVAALSLGTSGALRVTRDKPGVDERCRTFSYALADGLWVIGGAVSNGGVAAQWASEAFGVDVAELLDEAAAVPPGAEGLIALPYLLGERAPWWEPGLTGSFLGLRRSHGRAEMTRAVVEGVAQQLALVLDAVRDSGAEVRAVRATGGGFRSRVWADAIAAALDIDLDLAEGSGGSGLGAVLLGWRALGEFDSLERAAELVVPEGRATPDPAAARLMARRRAVVERIYETLRDLPI; encoded by the coding sequence ATGAGCCCTGCCCCGGTTGTTCTCGGCATCGATCTCGGCACCACGGCGACGAAGGTCGTCGCGGCTGGCACCGACGCTCGGGTGCTGCACCAGACCGAGCGCGGTTACCCGCTGCGGACCGACGAGTCCGGTGAGGCGACGCAGGACGCCCTGCAGGTGCGGGACGCCGCCATCGAAGCGTTGGCCGAGTGCGTGGCATGGGCGAAGGAGCACGGGCACGAGGTGGCCGGGCTGTCCTTCAGCACCGCCATGCACACGCTGGTCGGGCTCGACTCGTCCGGCGCTCCGGCCACGCCGGCCTTCAACTGGGCGGACACCCGTGCGGCCGACGTCGCGGCGCGGATCCGGTCCGACCGCGACGCGGCTTCGGCGCTGCACCGTGCGACCGGTACTCCGGTCCACACCCAGTCGGTCATGGTCAAGCTGGCCTGGCTGACCGGGAGTCAGGCCGACCTCACCCGTGACGTGGTGCGCTGGTGCGCGCTGAAGGACTTCGTGGTCGCGGACTTCGTCGGGGAGCTCGTCACCGAGTACTCGCTGAGCTCCGGGAGCGGGCTGCAGAGCATGTCGACGTTGCAGTGGCACGAACCGGCGCTGGAGGTCGCGGGCGTCCGCGCCGAGCAGCTGCCGGAGATCCACTCGCCGACGACGACCATGCCGCTGACAGCGCAGGTGGCCCAGGCCGTCGGGCTGCCCGAGGGCTTACCGGTGGTGCTCGGCGGTGGCGACGGTCCGCTGGCCAACCTCGGCGTCGGTGCGGTGCAGCCAGGCGTGGCCGCGCTCTCGCTGGGCACCAGCGGGGCGCTCCGCGTGACCCGGGACAAGCCCGGCGTCGACGAGCGCTGCCGGACGTTCAGCTACGCGCTGGCCGACGGGCTGTGGGTGATCGGCGGTGCCGTGAGCAACGGCGGGGTCGCCGCCCAGTGGGCGTCCGAGGCGTTCGGCGTGGACGTGGCCGAGCTGCTCGACGAAGCGGCGGCCGTGCCGCCCGGAGCGGAGGGGCTGATCGCCCTGCCGTACCTGCTCGGCGAGCGGGCGCCGTGGTGGGAACCGGGCCTGACCGGCTCGTTCCTGGGCCTGCGGCGTTCGCACGGCCGCGCCGAGATGACCCGCGCGGTCGTCGAAGGCGTGGCGCAGCAGCTCGCGCTGGTGCTCGACGCGGTGCGCGACTCCGGTGCGGAGGTCCGCGCGGTGCGGGCCACCGGCGGTGGCTTCCGGAGCCGGGTCTGGGCGGACGCCATCGCGGCGGCGCTCGACATCGACCTGGACCTGGCGGAGGGCAGCGGCGGCTCCGGGCTCGGCGCGGTGCTGCTCGGGTGGCGGGCTCTGGGCGAGTTCGATTCACTGGAGCGCGCCGCCGAACTGGTCGTGCCGGAAGGAAGGGCGACCCCCGACCCGGCGGCCGCGCGTTTGATGGCGCGTCGCCGAGCGGTGGTCGAGCGGATCTACGAAACCCTGCGCGACCTGCCGATATAG
- a CDS encoding Uma2 family endonuclease, which translates to MKPITWPDHLLTLTEYAALPEDRSRHYELQEGVLTGAPRPGTWHQRVAYSMAFELEDVLPDEWEPICGMEVVVEERWPPTVRVPDVAIVPTRLIDQDMQMLSASDLLGVVEVSVPGSRTLDTVTKCSEYATAGIPLYWQVDPEPSVTLTDYRLAGDVYRIAWRGGGRFTSTESVRMCLDLELLGHRRSGGVP; encoded by the coding sequence ATGAAACCCATTACGTGGCCTGACCACCTGCTGACCCTGACCGAATACGCGGCGCTCCCCGAGGACCGCTCACGCCACTACGAACTGCAGGAAGGAGTGCTGACCGGCGCGCCTCGGCCCGGTACGTGGCACCAACGTGTCGCGTACTCGATGGCCTTTGAACTGGAAGATGTGCTGCCGGATGAATGGGAACCGATATGCGGAATGGAAGTCGTCGTGGAGGAACGATGGCCGCCCACCGTTCGGGTGCCGGATGTGGCCATCGTGCCGACCAGGTTGATCGACCAGGACATGCAGATGCTGTCCGCGTCGGATCTCCTCGGCGTAGTCGAGGTGAGCGTGCCAGGTTCCAGGACGCTCGACACCGTGACGAAGTGCAGCGAGTACGCCACGGCGGGGATTCCCCTCTACTGGCAAGTTGATCCGGAGCCATCGGTGACGCTCACCGACTACCGTCTCGCTGGTGACGTTTACCGCATCGCTTGGCGAGGTGGCGGTCGGTTCACCTCGACCGAGTCCGTGCGGATGTGCCTTGACCTGGAGCTGCTCGGGCATCGGCGGTCCGGGGGTGTGCCCTGA
- a CDS encoding aspartate-semialdehyde dehydrogenase produces MAPTLAIVGATGAVGTVMIDIINNRETVPWGEIRLIASARSAGKKITVRGQEHTVVELAPEAFDGVDIALFDVPDEVSAQWAPVAAERGAIAVDNSGAFRMDPEVPLVVPEVNAEKANERPKGIIANPNCTTLSMMAALGALHREFGLRELVVSSYQAASGAGQEGIDRLQAEIAAVAGKGVGERAGDVAEALAAAGLPAETPFKAPLALNVVPWAGSRKDDGWTSEELKVRNESRKILGIPDLKVSATCVRVPVVTTHSLAVHATFEREVTVEQAHRLFEAQPTIVLQDDHDNGVFPTPAGVVGEDPTYVGRVRQALDFPNTLDFFVCGDNLRKGAALNTYEIAETLAK; encoded by the coding sequence ATGGCGCCGACGCTGGCAATCGTGGGTGCGACCGGCGCGGTCGGCACCGTGATGATCGACATCATCAACAACCGCGAGACGGTGCCGTGGGGCGAGATCCGGTTGATCGCCTCCGCGCGGTCGGCGGGCAAGAAGATCACCGTGCGCGGCCAGGAGCACACCGTGGTGGAGCTCGCGCCGGAGGCGTTCGACGGCGTGGACATCGCGCTGTTCGACGTGCCGGACGAGGTCTCCGCGCAGTGGGCCCCGGTGGCGGCCGAGCGCGGCGCGATCGCGGTGGACAACTCCGGTGCGTTCCGGATGGACCCCGAGGTGCCGCTGGTGGTGCCCGAGGTCAACGCGGAGAAGGCGAACGAGCGGCCCAAGGGCATCATCGCCAACCCGAACTGCACCACGCTGTCGATGATGGCGGCGCTGGGCGCGCTGCACCGCGAGTTCGGCCTGCGCGAGCTGGTCGTCTCCTCCTACCAGGCCGCTTCCGGTGCTGGTCAGGAAGGCATCGACCGGCTGCAGGCGGAGATCGCCGCGGTGGCGGGCAAGGGCGTCGGGGAGCGCGCCGGTGACGTCGCCGAGGCGCTGGCCGCGGCCGGGCTGCCCGCGGAGACGCCGTTCAAGGCTCCGCTGGCGCTGAACGTGGTGCCGTGGGCCGGTTCCCGCAAGGACGACGGCTGGACCTCCGAGGAGCTCAAGGTCCGCAACGAGTCCCGCAAGATCCTGGGCATCCCGGACCTGAAGGTCTCCGCGACCTGCGTCCGGGTGCCGGTGGTGACCACGCACTCGCTGGCGGTGCACGCCACCTTCGAGCGCGAGGTGACCGTGGAGCAGGCGCACCGGTTGTTCGAGGCGCAGCCGACGATCGTGCTGCAGGACGACCACGACAACGGCGTGTTCCCGACCCCGGCCGGCGTGGTCGGCGAGGACCCGACCTACGTGGGCCGCGTCCGCCAGGCGCTGGACTTCCCGAACACGCTGGACTTCTTCGTCTGCGGTGACAACCTCCGCAAGGGCGCGGCGCTCAACACCTACGAGATCGCCGAAACCCTCGCGAAGTAA
- a CDS encoding aspartate kinase, which translates to MALVVQKYGGSSLESADRIKRVAERIVETRKAGNDVVVVCSAMGDTTDELLDLAKQVNPAPPERELDMLLTAGERISNALVAMAIESLGAEARSFSGSQAGVITTSAHQNARIIDVTPGRVQEALDQGQVVLVAGFQGVAQDTKDITTLGRGGSDTTAVAVAAAMNADVCEIYTDVDGIYTADPRIVPNAKHLEHITYEEMLEMAATGAKVLHLRAVEYARRYGVPLHVRSSYSPKPGTTVSGSVEDLSVEQAMITGVSHDRSEAKVTVRGVPDNPGVAGRIFRVVADAEIDIDMVLQNVSSTDSGLTDITFTVARSNGAVAVAELEKIQEEVGFYKVVYDDEVGKVSLVGAGMRSHPGVTATFCEALSNAGVNIDIINTSEIRISVLIQDTQLDDAVRALHEAFELGGDEEAVVYAGSGR; encoded by the coding sequence GTGGCGCTCGTCGTCCAGAAGTACGGCGGATCCTCGCTTGAGAGTGCCGATCGCATCAAACGGGTCGCCGAACGCATCGTCGAGACCCGCAAGGCGGGCAACGACGTCGTGGTCGTGTGCTCGGCGATGGGAGACACCACTGACGAGCTGCTCGACCTCGCCAAACAGGTCAACCCAGCTCCACCGGAGCGCGAACTCGACATGCTGCTGACCGCCGGGGAGAGGATCTCCAACGCGCTGGTCGCGATGGCCATCGAGTCGCTCGGTGCGGAAGCCCGCTCGTTCTCCGGGTCGCAGGCCGGGGTGATCACCACCTCGGCGCACCAGAACGCCCGGATCATCGACGTCACCCCCGGACGCGTGCAGGAGGCGCTGGACCAGGGCCAGGTCGTCCTGGTCGCCGGCTTCCAGGGTGTGGCGCAGGACACCAAGGACATCACGACGCTCGGCCGGGGCGGCTCGGACACCACCGCGGTCGCGGTGGCCGCGGCCATGAACGCCGACGTGTGCGAGATCTACACCGACGTCGACGGCATCTACACCGCCGACCCGCGCATCGTGCCCAACGCCAAGCACCTCGAGCACATCACCTACGAGGAGATGCTGGAGATGGCGGCCACCGGCGCGAAGGTGCTGCACCTGCGCGCCGTGGAGTACGCGCGCCGCTACGGCGTCCCGCTGCACGTCCGCTCTTCTTACTCGCCCAAGCCCGGTACGACCGTGTCCGGCTCAGTGGAGGATCTTTCCGTGGAACAGGCCATGATCACCGGCGTCTCGCACGACCGGTCCGAGGCGAAGGTCACCGTGCGCGGTGTGCCCGACAACCCCGGCGTCGCGGGCCGCATCTTCCGCGTGGTCGCCGACGCCGAGATCGACATCGACATGGTGCTGCAGAACGTCTCCAGCACCGACTCGGGTCTCACCGACATCACCTTCACCGTGGCGCGCAGCAACGGTGCGGTGGCGGTCGCCGAGCTGGAGAAGATCCAGGAGGAAGTCGGCTTCTACAAGGTCGTCTACGACGACGAGGTCGGCAAGGTCTCGCTGGTCGGCGCCGGGATGCGGTCGCACCCGGGCGTCACCGCGACGTTCTGCGAGGCGCTGTCCAACGCCGGGGTGAACATCGACATCATCAACACCTCGGAGATCCGCATCTCGGTGCTGATCCAGGACACCCAGCTCGACGACGCCGTGCGCGCGCTGCACGAGGCGTTCGAGCTCGGTGGCGATGAAGAAGCTGTTGTGTACGCGGGGAGTGGTCGCTGA